A stretch of Cicer arietinum cultivar CDC Frontier isolate Library 1 chromosome 5, Cicar.CDCFrontier_v2.0, whole genome shotgun sequence DNA encodes these proteins:
- the LOC101493755 gene encoding purine permease 1-like produces MAERIEEEKQRKMKRILLIINCFILALGNSGGPLIMRLYFIHGGNRVWLSSFLETAGFPLMLLPLTVSYIKRRRLHRRNAATTESGKLNLISMKPPLFLAVAFIGIITGLDDYLYAYGVARLPVSTSALIIASQLGFTAVFAFLLVKQKFTAFSINAVVLLTIGAGVLAMHTSGDRPNGESTKQYVIGFITTVAAAALYGFVLPLIELVYKKTKQPLTYSLVMEIQFVMCMFATLFCAVGMIVNNDFKVIPREAKIFGLGEKTYYFVLVVSAIMWQAFFLGAVGVIFCASSLLSGILIAVLLPLTEVLAVIFYKEHFQAEKAVSLILSLWGFVSYFYGEFKESKELKKKNPDLETQLAQTSVDVPAP; encoded by the exons ATGGCAGAAagaattgaagaagaaaaacagaGAAAGATGAAGAGAATCCTTCTCATAATAAATTGCTTCATACTTGCCTTAGGTAACTCCGGTGGGCCCCTCATAATGCGTCTTTACTTCATCCACGGCGGCAACCGCGTCTGGCtctccagtttcctcgaaaccgcCGGTTTCCCTCTCATGTTACTTCCCCTCACCGTCTCATACATCAAACGCCGCCGTCTCCACCGACGTAACGCCGCCACCACCGAAAGcggaaaattaaatttgatctCGATGAAACCTCCTCTTTTCTTGGCTGTCGCCTTCATCGGAATCATAACCGGTCTGGACGACTATCTCTACGCTTATGGCGTGGCTCGGCTTCCAGTTTCAACTTCCGCTTTGATAATCGCTTCTCAGCTTGGTTTCACAGCTGTTTTCGCTTTTCTTTTAGTGAAACAGAAATTTACGGCGTTTTCTATAAACGCTGTCGTTTTGCTTACTATTGGAGCTGGTGTTTTGGCTATGCACACAAGTGGGGATCGTCCAAACGGTGAATCTACTAAGCAATATGTTATTGGTTTTATTACAACTGTTGCTGCTGCAGCATTGTATGGCTTTGTTTTGCCTTTAATTGAATTGGTTTATAAAAAGACCAAACAACCCCTCACTTACTCTCTTGTCATGGAAATTCAGTTCGTTATGTGTATGTTCGCCACTCTCTTTTGCGCCGTTGGCATGATTGTAAATAACGACTTTAAG GTTATTCCAAGAGAGGCAAAGATTTTTGGACTTGGGGAAAAAACTTACTATTTTGTATTGGTGGTGAGTGCGATAATGTGGCAAGCGTTTTTTTTAGGAGCGGTCGGGGTAATTTTTTGTGCTTCCTCGTTGTTGTCGGGAATTTTGATTGCTGTTTTGTTGCCACTAACTGAAGTGTTGGCGGTTATTTTCTACAAAGAGCACTTTCAAGCGGAGAAAGCGGTATCTCTTATACTTTCACTTTGGGGTTTTGTGTCTTATTTCTATGGTGAATTTAAAGAAAGTAAGgaattgaagaagaagaatcctGATTTAGAAACTCAGTTGGCTCAAACGTCTGTTGATGTCCCTGCTCCGTGA
- the LOC101493218 gene encoding pentatricopeptide repeat-containing protein At5g27460 isoform X2 — translation MANHSLNAGMRRISFIFGVRNLYSHADTRASAFAEKQNLKSLIAGFKPSKRSPLPVLQNWIDQGNKISQSELKFISRTLIKSKRYNHAFEVLQWMENQKNFCISPADQAMKLELIIKNCGLMEAEEYFMSIPDSAGKKAAYLPLLRGFVRDRDINKAEAFMEKLYELGLVVNPHPYNEMMKLYLATCDYRKVPLVIQQMKRNKVPCNVLSYNLWMNACGEGDSYGVAAVEAVFRLMQNDEKVEVGWSSLATLANVYMKAGQSQKAILVLENAEEKLSTCNRLGYFFIITLYASLKQKEGVLRLWEASKAVDGRISCANYICILTCLVKLGDIAQAKKIFREWESNCVKYDIRVSNVLLGAYVRNGLIEEAESLHLHTLQKGGYPNYKTWEILIEGYVNRQKMDEAIIAMKRALASVKDCHWRPPQRLVLAVAEYLEKCGNFEYANEYITDIHNLGLGSLSIYKILLRMHLSAQKPPLHILKMINEDKVEMDSETFSILRAFTGHVTSN, via the exons ATGGCAAACCACTCTCTCAACGCCGGAATGAGACG CATCAGTTTTATTTTTGGCGTAAGAAATCTTTATAGCCACGCAGATACTCGCGCTTCTGCATTTGCAGAGAAGCAGAATCTGAAGAGCTTAATTGCGGGATTCAAACCTTCAAAGCGGAGTCCATTGCCAGTGCTTCAAAATTGGATCGATCAAGGCAACAAAATTTCACAATCGGAGCTGAAATTCATTTCCAGAACACTTATCAAATCCAAGCGTTACAACCACGCATTTGAG GTATTGCAGTGGATGGAAAACCAGAAAAATTTCTGCATAAGCCCAGCTGATCAGGCCATGAAATTGGAGTTAATCATTAAAAATTGTGGCCTAATGGAAGCTGAAgaatattttatgagtatacCTGACTCAGCTGGAAAGAAAGCTGCCTATCTCCCACTTCTACGTGGCTTTGTAAGAGACAGGGACATCAATAAAGCTGAGGCTTTCATGGAGAAGCTCTATGAACTGGGGCTAGTAGTGAACCCTCACCCTTATAATGAGATGATGAAACTATATCTTGCCACATGTGACTACAGGAAGGTACCCCTAGTTATCCAGCAAATGAAGCGAAATAAAGTACCATGCAATGTTCTGTCCTACAACCTTTGGATGAATGCTTGTGGAGAGGGAGACAGTTATGGGGTTGCAGCAGTGGAAGCAGTTTTCAGATTAATGCAAAATGATGAGAAAGTTGAGGTGGGTTGGAGCAGTCTTGCTACTTTAGCCAATGTTTATATGAAAGCAGGACAATCTCAGAAAGCCATTCTGGTTCTAGAAAATGCTGAAGAGAAACTATCAACCTGTAACCGTCTGGGTTACTTCTTCATCATAACACTATACGCCTCTTTGAAGCAAAAGGAAGGAGTCTTGCGGCTGTGGGAAGCCAGTAAGGCAGTCGATGGAAGAATCAGTTGCGCCAACTACATTTGCATACTAACATGCTTGGTTAAGCTTGGGGACATAGCACAAGCCAAGAAAATCTTCAGAGAATGGGAGTCTAATTGTGTTAAATATGATATTAGAGTCTCTAATGTTCTTTTAGGTGCATATGTGCGGAATGGATTAATTGAAGAAGCTGAATCATTGCATCTCCACACATTGCAAAAGGGTGGTTATCCAAACTACAAGACGTGGGAGATTCTCATTGAAGGATATGTCAATAGGCAGAAGATGGATGAGGCTATTATTGCCATGAAGAGAGCTTTGGCTTCGGTGAAAGACTGTCATTGGAGGCCACCACAAAGACTTGTATTAGCTGTAGCTGAATATTTGGAGAAATGTGGGAATTTTGAATATGCAAACGAATACATTACAGATATTCATAATTTAGGTCTTGGAagtttatctatatataaaatattgctTAGAATGCACCTTTCTGCTCAAAAACCACCTCTTCATATCCTTAAAATGATCAATGAAGACAAAGTTGAGATGGATAGTGAGACATTTTCCATTCTTAGAGCCTTCACTGGGCACGTGACATCAAATTGA
- the LOC101493218 gene encoding pentatricopeptide repeat-containing protein At5g27460 isoform X1, with protein MANHSLNAGMRRSISFIFGVRNLYSHADTRASAFAEKQNLKSLIAGFKPSKRSPLPVLQNWIDQGNKISQSELKFISRTLIKSKRYNHAFEVLQWMENQKNFCISPADQAMKLELIIKNCGLMEAEEYFMSIPDSAGKKAAYLPLLRGFVRDRDINKAEAFMEKLYELGLVVNPHPYNEMMKLYLATCDYRKVPLVIQQMKRNKVPCNVLSYNLWMNACGEGDSYGVAAVEAVFRLMQNDEKVEVGWSSLATLANVYMKAGQSQKAILVLENAEEKLSTCNRLGYFFIITLYASLKQKEGVLRLWEASKAVDGRISCANYICILTCLVKLGDIAQAKKIFREWESNCVKYDIRVSNVLLGAYVRNGLIEEAESLHLHTLQKGGYPNYKTWEILIEGYVNRQKMDEAIIAMKRALASVKDCHWRPPQRLVLAVAEYLEKCGNFEYANEYITDIHNLGLGSLSIYKILLRMHLSAQKPPLHILKMINEDKVEMDSETFSILRAFTGHVTSN; from the exons ATGGCAAACCACTCTCTCAACGCCGGAATGAGACG CAGCATCAGTTTTATTTTTGGCGTAAGAAATCTTTATAGCCACGCAGATACTCGCGCTTCTGCATTTGCAGAGAAGCAGAATCTGAAGAGCTTAATTGCGGGATTCAAACCTTCAAAGCGGAGTCCATTGCCAGTGCTTCAAAATTGGATCGATCAAGGCAACAAAATTTCACAATCGGAGCTGAAATTCATTTCCAGAACACTTATCAAATCCAAGCGTTACAACCACGCATTTGAG GTATTGCAGTGGATGGAAAACCAGAAAAATTTCTGCATAAGCCCAGCTGATCAGGCCATGAAATTGGAGTTAATCATTAAAAATTGTGGCCTAATGGAAGCTGAAgaatattttatgagtatacCTGACTCAGCTGGAAAGAAAGCTGCCTATCTCCCACTTCTACGTGGCTTTGTAAGAGACAGGGACATCAATAAAGCTGAGGCTTTCATGGAGAAGCTCTATGAACTGGGGCTAGTAGTGAACCCTCACCCTTATAATGAGATGATGAAACTATATCTTGCCACATGTGACTACAGGAAGGTACCCCTAGTTATCCAGCAAATGAAGCGAAATAAAGTACCATGCAATGTTCTGTCCTACAACCTTTGGATGAATGCTTGTGGAGAGGGAGACAGTTATGGGGTTGCAGCAGTGGAAGCAGTTTTCAGATTAATGCAAAATGATGAGAAAGTTGAGGTGGGTTGGAGCAGTCTTGCTACTTTAGCCAATGTTTATATGAAAGCAGGACAATCTCAGAAAGCCATTCTGGTTCTAGAAAATGCTGAAGAGAAACTATCAACCTGTAACCGTCTGGGTTACTTCTTCATCATAACACTATACGCCTCTTTGAAGCAAAAGGAAGGAGTCTTGCGGCTGTGGGAAGCCAGTAAGGCAGTCGATGGAAGAATCAGTTGCGCCAACTACATTTGCATACTAACATGCTTGGTTAAGCTTGGGGACATAGCACAAGCCAAGAAAATCTTCAGAGAATGGGAGTCTAATTGTGTTAAATATGATATTAGAGTCTCTAATGTTCTTTTAGGTGCATATGTGCGGAATGGATTAATTGAAGAAGCTGAATCATTGCATCTCCACACATTGCAAAAGGGTGGTTATCCAAACTACAAGACGTGGGAGATTCTCATTGAAGGATATGTCAATAGGCAGAAGATGGATGAGGCTATTATTGCCATGAAGAGAGCTTTGGCTTCGGTGAAAGACTGTCATTGGAGGCCACCACAAAGACTTGTATTAGCTGTAGCTGAATATTTGGAGAAATGTGGGAATTTTGAATATGCAAACGAATACATTACAGATATTCATAATTTAGGTCTTGGAagtttatctatatataaaatattgctTAGAATGCACCTTTCTGCTCAAAAACCACCTCTTCATATCCTTAAAATGATCAATGAAGACAAAGTTGAGATGGATAGTGAGACATTTTCCATTCTTAGAGCCTTCACTGGGCACGTGACATCAAATTGA
- the LOC140920543 gene encoding uncharacterized protein produces MSVTNNIFTNYITSPLSIEKWNGSNYDIWATDIKLWMLGQAYEDHLTKNSDKGNALYSNDTQRLYGVCHQLLNIITPKTIDDSISSYLGTAHSVFHDFHEILPLTASNPIEQKKDLDQHITFSMLLALYGLSQEYSATHDQILGSVTVPDMSTTSTILCRVPTKHPVEPCITSAPDDIIALVSLGLNQSRSHGGPSNSKSCPKCELCNRLRHTIDCCWKLHGMHLPSINATHLDHSPTIHTTPSLQAHRQIMKISSSGLRVIRTLVLLLRLYTLDQSLGWTIGVECETQGLYYLSLLSKTCSATYSPYTIHAQLVYPSLTKLQKMVPSLSKLPTLHFIPIRPTIISIEPVESATQPPQPLQTYHYHRPPSVMHVPVLIRDSPSTPPLDPDLSHEHDLSIALRMDSSYGSSHNTNGTWELVLLPYEKSLVGCSWLYMVKIDLDVFHHGLSTTQVLYGLKKSPRVWFGRFNSVVQEFDLIRSEVDHSVFYRHSVQLCIYLIVYVDDIVITGSDQQRILQLKQHLSNQFQTKDLGRLRYFLGIELLKELQFEEVNPMTLICDNQVALHIASTLVFHERTKHVEIDCHFVKEKIKSDNIITSFVSSIDR; encoded by the exons ATGTCTGTAACAAATAACATATTTACCAACTACATCACATCTCCTCTCTCTATTGAAAAATGGAATGGATCAAATTATGACATTTGGGCTACCGACATCAAACTATGGATGCTTGGTCAAGCTTATGAGGACCATCTCACTAAAAATTCTGACAAG GGAAATGCATTATACTCTAATGACACTCAACGTCTCTATGGAGTTTGTCACCAATTGCTGAATATCATTACTCCGAAGACTATAGATGACTCTATTTCTTCATATCTTGGCACTGCTCATAGTGTCTTTCATGATTTTCATGAGATTCTCCCTCTTACTGCAAGTAATCCAATTGAACAAAAGAAGGATTTAGATCAACACATCACTTTTTCCATGCTTCTTGCACTCTATGGCCTGTCCCAGGAGTACTCTGCAACTCATGATCAAATTTTGGGGTCAGTTACTGTTCCAGATATGTCTACTACCTCAACGATCCTCTGTCGAGTACCAACAAAACATCCAGTTGAGCCCTGTATTACTTCAGCTCCAGATGACATTATTGCCCTTGTATCTTTGGGACTTAATCAAAGTCGCTCTCATGGAGGACCATCCAACTCTAAGTCTTGTCCGAAATGTGAGCTTTGTAATCGGCTTAGACACACTATTGATTGTTGTTGGAAGTTGCATGGTATGCATTTGCCTTCGATAAATGCAACTCATCTTGATCATTCTCCCACTATTCATACTACACCATCTCTACAGGCTCATCGACAAATTATGAAGATTTCTTCTAGTGGACTCAGAGTCATCCGAACTCTAGTTCTACTACTTCGATTGTACACACTC GACCAGAGTTTGGGATGGACGATTGGGGTCGAATGTGAGACTCAAGGTCTCTATTACCTTTCTCTATTATCCAAGACGTGCTCTGCCACATATTCCCCTTATACTATCCATGCTCAACTAGTATATCCAAGTCTTACCAAACTTCAAAAGATGGTGCCTAGTTTGTCTAAGTTGCCCACTTTACATT TTATCCCTATTCGACCCACTATTATTTCCATCGAACCCGTTGAGTCTGCCACTCAACCTCCACaaccactacaaacatatcatTATCATCGTCCACCCTCCGTTATGCATGTTCCTGTTCTCATTAGAGATTCTCCTTCGACGCCACCACTAGATCCAGACTTGTCACATGAGCATGACCTTTCTATTGCTCTTCGTATGGACTCTTCGTATGGATCTTCGCACAATAC TAATGGTACTTGGGAACTAGTCCTTTTACCTTATGAGAAGTCTTTGGTAGGTTGTAGTTGGCTCTATATGGTGAAGATTGACcttgatg TCTTCCACCATGGTTTGTCGACTACACAAGTCCTTTATGGTCTTAAAAAATCCCCTAGAGTTTGGTTTGGTAGATTCAACTCGGTAGTAcaagagtttgatttgattcgCAGTGAAGTCGACCACTCTGTATTTTATCGTCACTCAGTCCAATTGTGCATTTATCTTAttgtttatgtggatgacattgtcataactggtagtgatcaacaAAGAATACTCCAGTTGAAACAACATCTTTCAAATCAGTTTCAGACTAAAGACCTTGGTAGACTCCGTTATTTTttgggtattgag ttactaAAAGAACTTCAGTTTGAAGAGGTCAAcccaatgacactaatatgtgataatcaagttgCATTGCACATTGCTTCAACTcttgtttttcatgagaggaccaaacaTGTTGAGATAGACTGCCATTTTGTTAAAGAAAAGATCAAATCAGACAACATAATCACTAGCTTTGTCAGTTCTATTGACCGGTAG
- the LOC101492887 gene encoding serine/threonine-protein kinase PEPKR2: protein MIIMRKKRKGSETDASTDLRDVILPLEHGSVGSSILKSHYSLEDCCRLKKRCKENADTEAASSFKSRLAGIATAPPCGTSSLVTRGRGLKRKIGCIDVATQMGRKKKIEDDYVSGESIGQGKFGSVYLCRSRVSGGEYACKTLKKGEETVHREVEIMQHLSGHSGVVTLLAVYEEAECFHLVMELCSGGRLIDQMVKDGPYSEQRAANILKEVMLVIKYCHDMGVVHRDIKPENILLTKSGKLKLADFGLAMRISEGQNLTGLAGSPAYVAPEVLSGSYSEKVDIWSAGVLLHALLVGCLPFQGDSLEAVFEAIKTVKLDLQVGMWESISKPARDLVARMLTRDTSSRISAEEVLRHPWILFYTANSLTMLPIKTKLKNQIGATCKQLVTAPEPRLGGNMIDNGSLSELSSSESCNSDDQDECVLIDALATAISHVRISEPKRSRLCSPTGPIVQQGSSNMKANNLCKAF, encoded by the exons ATGATTATTATGaggaagaaaaggaaaggaagtgAGACGGATGCATCTACGGATCTGCGTGATGTTATTTTGCCTTTGGAACATGGTTCTGTTGGGTCGTCGATTTTGAAGTCTCATTACTCGCTAGAAGATTGTTGTAGGTTGAAGAAAAGGTGTAAAGAAAATGCTGACACTGAAGCTGCTAGTTCCTTTAAAAGTAGGCTTGCTGGCATTGCTACTGCGCCGCCATGTGGGACGTCATCTTTGGTCACGCGGGGTAGAGGTCTCAAGAGGAAGATAGGTTGCATTGATGTTGCTACTCAGATGGGCAGGAAGAAGAAGATTGAGGATGATTATGTTTCTGGTGAATCGATTGGGCAAGGGAAATTTGGATCGGTTTATTTGTGTAGGTCTAGGGTTAGTGGAGGAGAATATGCATGCAAAACTCTGAAGAAAGGGGAGGAGACAGTTCACCGTGAGGTTGAGATAATGCAACACTTGTCTGGACATTCTGGGGTGGTGACACTGTTAGCAGTTTATGAAGAAGCTGAATGCTTTCATCTTGTGATGGAATTGTGTTCTGGGGGACGGCTGATTGATCAAATGGTTAAGGACGGTCCGTATTCGGAACAACGGGCTGCTAACATACTCAAGGAAGTGATGTTAGTCATCAAGTATTGTCATGACATGGGAGTTGTGCACAGAGATATCAAACCCGAGAATATTCTGCTCACAAAATCAGGAAAATTAAAGCTTGCCGATTTTGGACTTGCCATGAGAATTTCAGAAG GTCAAAACTTGACTGGATTGGCTGGAAGCCCTGCATATGTTGCCCCCGAAGTATTGTCGGGCAGCTACTCTGAGAAGGTTGATATATGGAGCGCTGGAGTGCTCCTGCACGCTCTGTTGGTTGGCTGTCTTCCATTCCAGGGAGATTCATTGGAAGCTGTTTTTGAGGCCATTAAGACTGTCAAATTAGATTTGCAAGTAGGGATGTGGGAATCGATATCTAAACCAGCACGGGATCTTGTTGCGAGAATGCTGACAAGGGATACTTCTTCCAGGATATCAGCTGAAGAAGTACTCA GGCACCCATGGATATTGTTCTACACTGCTAACTCATTAACAATGCTGCCcatcaaaacaaaattgaagAATCAAATTGGTGCCACATGCAAACAGCTTGTCACCGCACCAGAACCTAGGTTAGGAGGAAACATGATAGATAACGGCTCACTTAGCGAGCTATCATCCTCTGAAAGTTGCAATTCAGATGATCAGGATGAATGTGTGTTGATTGATGCACTTGCAACTGCAATTTCACATGTGAGGATATCAGAACCAAAAAGGAGCAGGTTGTGTAGTCCGACTGGCCCCATAGTTCAGCAAGGTTCATCTAACATGAAGGCTAACAACCTCTGTAAAGCATTTTGA
- the LOC101492557 gene encoding bet1-like protein At4g14600, giving the protein MSSNSLRGGSFYGDAAPYRSRDGLSTRTPVAASDEIQLRIDPVNDFDDEITGLRGQVRRLRNVAEEIGTEVKSQKDFLEQLQMTMMKAQAGVKNNLRRLNKSIVRNGSNHIVHVVVFALVCFFIVYLWSKMSRK; this is encoded by the exons ATGTCTTCGAATTCACTCAGAGGTGGATCCTTTTACGGCGATGCTGCCCCTTACAGATCAAG AGATGGACTTAGCACAAGAACCCCCGTTGCTGCTTCCGATGAAATTCAATTGCGTATTGACCCCGTAAATGATTTCGACGATGAAATCACGGGTCTTCGTGGTCAAGTTAGAAGATTGAGAAAT GTTGCTGAAGAGATAGGTACAGAAGTCAAGTCTCAGAAAGATTTTCTCGAACAGCTG CAAATGACAATGATGAAGGCTCAAGCCGGGGTAAAGAATAATTTAAGAAGATTGAACAAGAGCATCGTGAGAAATGGTTCAAACCATATTGTTCATgtggttgtttttgcattagtTTGTTTCTTTATCGTGTATCTTTGGTCAAAGATGTCAAGAAAGTGA